One Streptomyces sp. P9-A2 DNA window includes the following coding sequences:
- a CDS encoding phytoene desaturase family protein, with protein MTAHEGTRTYDAVIVGGGHNGLVAAAYLARAGRSVLVLERLDHTGGAAVSTRPFPGVDARLSRYSYLVSLLPRKIVRELGLDFRVRTRTVSSYTPAERDGRPTGLLVGGGEQRTREAFARLTGSENEYRAWQRFYGMTGRVAERVFPTLTGPLPTRAELRRTVDDEEAWRALFEEPIGVAVEENFTDDLVRGVVLTDALIGTFADAHDPALEQNRCFLYHVIGGGTGDWDVPVGGMGALTDALAAAARDAGAVIATGHEAVRIDTDGRTAEVTHRTADGEGVAAARHVLVNASPRELAALTGDTPPAPAEGAQLKVNMLLTRLPRLRDSSVDPREAFAGTFHIAEGYGQLAAAHAQAAAGEPPAAPPSEIYCHSLTDPTVLGPELAARGYQTLTLFGLHTPARLFARDNDAVREELLTATLAQLDAHLAEPLADCLATDADGRPCLEAKSPLDLERDLGLPGGNIFHRALSWPHAQEGTGRWGVETRHANVLLCGAGAVRGGGVSGVPGHNAAMAVLEAR; from the coding sequence GTGACCGCACACGAGGGAACCCGGACGTACGACGCCGTCATCGTCGGCGGAGGCCACAACGGCCTCGTCGCCGCCGCCTACCTGGCCCGGGCCGGACGCTCCGTACTGGTGCTGGAACGGCTGGACCACACCGGCGGGGCGGCGGTGTCCACCCGGCCGTTCCCCGGCGTCGACGCACGGCTGTCCCGGTACTCGTACCTGGTCAGCCTGCTGCCCCGGAAGATCGTGAGGGAGCTGGGGCTCGACTTCCGGGTGCGCACCCGCACCGTCTCCTCGTACACCCCCGCCGAACGGGACGGACGGCCCACCGGACTGCTCGTCGGCGGCGGTGAGCAGCGCACCCGCGAGGCGTTCGCCCGGCTCACCGGCTCCGAGAACGAGTACCGGGCCTGGCAGCGCTTCTACGGCATGACCGGCCGCGTCGCCGAGCGCGTCTTCCCCACCCTCACCGGGCCGCTGCCCACCCGTGCGGAACTGCGCCGCACCGTCGACGACGAGGAGGCCTGGCGGGCCCTGTTCGAGGAACCGATCGGTGTCGCCGTCGAGGAGAACTTCACCGACGACCTCGTACGGGGAGTGGTCCTCACCGACGCCCTCATCGGCACGTTCGCCGACGCCCACGACCCCGCCCTCGAGCAGAACCGCTGCTTCCTCTACCACGTCATCGGCGGCGGCACCGGCGACTGGGACGTGCCGGTCGGCGGCATGGGCGCCCTCACCGACGCGCTGGCCGCCGCCGCGCGCGACGCGGGCGCCGTCATCGCCACCGGTCACGAGGCGGTACGCATCGACACGGACGGCCGCACGGCAGAGGTCACCCACCGTACGGCCGACGGTGAGGGCGTCGCCGCCGCCCGGCACGTCCTGGTGAACGCCTCCCCGAGGGAACTGGCGGCGCTCACCGGCGACACGCCCCCCGCCCCGGCCGAGGGCGCCCAGCTCAAGGTGAACATGCTCCTCACCCGGCTGCCGAGGCTGCGCGACAGCTCCGTCGACCCGCGCGAGGCGTTCGCCGGCACCTTCCACATCGCCGAGGGATACGGGCAACTGGCCGCCGCTCACGCACAGGCCGCCGCCGGTGAACCACCCGCCGCCCCGCCCTCCGAGATCTACTGCCACTCGCTCACCGACCCGACGGTCCTCGGACCGGAGCTCGCCGCCCGGGGCTACCAGACACTCACCCTGTTCGGCCTGCACACCCCGGCCCGGTTGTTCGCCCGCGACAACGACGCCGTACGCGAGGAACTCCTCACCGCGACGCTCGCCCAGCTCGACGCCCATCTGGCCGAACCACTCGCCGACTGCCTGGCGACCGACGCGGACGGACGCCCCTGCCTGGAGGCGAAGTCCCCGCTGGACCTGGAACGCGATCTCGGACTGCCCGGCGGGAACATCTTCCACCGCGCACTGTCCTGGCCCCACGCACAGGAGGGCACCGGCCGGTGGGGCGTGGAGACCCGGCACGCCAACGTCCTCCTGTGCGGCGCGGGCGCGGTGCGCGGCGGCGGGGTGAGCGGGGTGCCCGGCCACAACGCGGCGATGGCGGTACTGGAGGCGCGCTGA
- a CDS encoding serine/threonine-protein kinase encodes MGDGRLIHGRYRLVDPIGRGGMGEVWRARDESLGREVAVKCLKPAGAQHDHAFSRVLRERFRREARVAASLQHRGITVVHDFGEYDGVLYLVMELLQGRDLSRLLEDNKQHPLPVDEVVEIAGQVAAALAYTHDQGIVHRDLKPANIMRLADGTVKICDFGIARLGHDIGFTSRLTGTGVAMGTPHYMSPEQISGTEVDRRSDLYSFGCVLYEIATGVPPFDLDDAWAILVGHRDTPPRPPRGHRAELPERLERIILDLLAKEPGERPDSARELARRISELRAGPAPLPVPAAATARLRPAGTPGASAPAFPSPPAARPEPVGRASRLPSWTRGMTTGRKAVVAGPYTAPPDPAAGLSGEWIARPAAGRGEPPPAQERPAPSPEALSALAGRHNAGLSLGRLGRWTEAGEVHRAVAAEREHLLGPHHPDTLASRYEVAFTLSRTGRAADALREYKHVAEVRIRTLGSEHPDTLAARQEMAYVLAQSGRPFDAHQVYLSVLSARERTMGAEHPETLRCRHNLAFNLSRLGRLEDSYSAACEVAAARARVLGPEHPDTLVTRYEVAYTLGQLGRWAEALETYREVAEARARALGPDHADTLAARYEIGIGLGRLGRTAQALDLYRGLVEDRTRVQGPTHPETLRARHGLGVNLGRLGRWVEALAESRAVCSLRESTLGADHPDTLVSRREVAVGLGWLGRWADALTEYRRVADARERLLGADHRDTLAARNDEAHCLERLGHGDMAAGLYREVAALKQRRAAG; translated from the coding sequence ATGGGGGACGGCAGGCTGATCCACGGCCGGTACCGGCTGGTCGATCCGATCGGGCGGGGCGGCATGGGGGAGGTGTGGCGGGCACGTGACGAGTCGCTCGGCAGAGAGGTCGCGGTGAAGTGCCTCAAGCCGGCGGGCGCCCAGCACGACCACGCGTTCAGCCGGGTGCTGCGCGAGCGGTTCCGGCGGGAGGCCCGGGTGGCGGCGTCCCTGCAGCACCGCGGGATCACCGTCGTGCACGACTTCGGCGAGTACGACGGTGTGCTGTATCTGGTGATGGAGCTGCTCCAGGGCCGTGACCTCAGCCGGCTCCTGGAGGACAACAAGCAGCACCCGTTGCCGGTCGACGAGGTGGTGGAGATCGCCGGGCAGGTCGCCGCCGCCCTGGCCTACACCCATGACCAGGGCATCGTGCACCGGGACCTGAAGCCCGCCAACATCATGCGGCTCGCCGACGGCACGGTGAAGATCTGCGACTTCGGCATCGCCCGCCTCGGCCACGACATCGGGTTCACCTCCCGGCTGACCGGCACCGGCGTCGCGATGGGCACCCCGCACTACATGTCGCCCGAGCAGATCAGCGGCACCGAGGTCGACCGGCGCAGCGACCTGTACTCCTTCGGCTGCGTGCTCTACGAGATCGCCACCGGAGTACCGCCGTTCGACCTCGACGACGCGTGGGCCATCCTGGTCGGGCACCGTGACACCCCGCCCCGGCCGCCGCGCGGCCACCGTGCCGAACTGCCCGAGCGCCTGGAGCGGATCATCCTCGACCTGCTGGCCAAGGAACCCGGTGAGCGCCCCGACAGCGCACGTGAACTGGCCCGCCGGATCAGCGAACTGCGGGCCGGGCCGGCGCCACTGCCGGTGCCGGCCGCGGCGACGGCCCGGCTGCGCCCCGCCGGGACGCCCGGCGCGAGCGCCCCCGCGTTCCCTTCACCTCCGGCTGCTCGGCCCGAGCCCGTGGGGCGCGCGTCCCGGCTGCCGTCCTGGACGCGTGGCATGACCACCGGCCGCAAGGCGGTCGTCGCCGGACCGTACACCGCGCCCCCGGACCCGGCGGCCGGCCTGTCCGGTGAATGGATCGCCCGCCCCGCGGCCGGCCGGGGCGAGCCGCCCCCGGCACAGGAACGGCCCGCCCCGTCCCCGGAAGCCCTGTCCGCCCTGGCCGGACGGCACAACGCGGGCCTGAGCCTCGGCCGCCTGGGCCGTTGGACGGAGGCGGGAGAGGTGCACCGCGCGGTCGCCGCGGAGCGTGAGCACCTCCTCGGCCCGCACCACCCCGACACCCTCGCCAGCCGTTACGAGGTCGCCTTCACCCTCAGCCGCACCGGCCGTGCCGCCGACGCCCTGCGCGAGTACAAGCACGTGGCCGAGGTCCGTATCCGCACGCTCGGCTCCGAGCACCCCGACACCCTCGCAGCCCGTCAGGAAATGGCCTATGTCCTCGCTCAGTCGGGCCGGCCCTTCGACGCCCACCAGGTGTATCTGTCGGTGCTCTCGGCCCGCGAGCGCACCATGGGGGCCGAGCATCCCGAGACCCTGCGCTGCCGGCACAACCTCGCCTTCAACCTCAGCAGACTCGGCCGCCTGGAGGACTCGTACAGCGCGGCGTGCGAGGTGGCTGCCGCACGTGCCCGGGTGCTCGGCCCCGAGCACCCGGACACCCTGGTCACCCGTTACGAAGTCGCATACACGCTAGGGCAGTTGGGGCGATGGGCAGAAGCCCTGGAGACCTACCGCGAGGTCGCCGAGGCCCGCGCGCGGGCACTCGGTCCGGACCACGCCGACACGCTCGCCGCCCGCTACGAGATCGGCATCGGACTTGGCCGGCTCGGCCGCACCGCGCAGGCCCTCGACCTCTACCGGGGCCTGGTCGAGGACCGTACCCGGGTGCAGGGCCCCACCCACCCCGAGACCCTGCGAGCCCGGCACGGCCTGGGCGTCAACCTCGGCCGGCTCGGCCGCTGGGTCGAGGCCCTCGCCGAGTCCCGCGCCGTGTGCTCGCTGCGCGAGAGCACCCTCGGCGCCGACCATCCGGACACCCTGGTCAGCCGCCGCGAGGTCGCCGTCGGCCTGGGCTGGCTGGGCCGCTGGGCGGACGCGCTCACCGAGTACCGCCGGGTGGCCGACGCCCGTGAGCGCCTCCTCGGGGCGGACCACCGCGACACCCTCGCCGCCCGCAACGACGAGGCCCACTGCCTGGAGCGACTCGGACACGGGGACATGGCCGCCGGGCTGTACCGCGAGGTGGCGGCACTGAAGCAGCGGCGGGCGGCGGGCTGA
- a CDS encoding ferredoxin: protein MTTTSRIPQVSQQELYRYLEDRFACAQACAECSRACAVRVSLVNPGDGTPQEIVRRKGVICAEVCDATSRALSEDNQTDEETVRVQVEWCRQVCLESAHAFDGHPGAERTAEVCRTCARACTDFLDALTPSTH from the coding sequence GTGACGACGACATCCCGGATACCCCAGGTGTCCCAGCAGGAGCTGTACCGGTATCTCGAGGACCGGTTCGCCTGCGCGCAGGCGTGCGCGGAGTGCTCGCGGGCCTGCGCGGTGCGGGTGAGTCTGGTGAATCCCGGCGACGGCACACCACAGGAAATCGTGCGGCGCAAGGGCGTCATCTGCGCCGAAGTGTGCGACGCGACCAGCCGTGCGCTGTCCGAGGACAACCAGACGGACGAGGAGACCGTCCGGGTCCAAGTGGAATGGTGCCGGCAGGTGTGCCTCGAGAGCGCGCACGCCTTCGACGGACACCCCGGCGCGGAGCGCACGGCCGAGGTGTGCCGGACCTGCGCGCGGGCCTGCACGGACTTCCTCGACGCACTGACCCCCTCGACGCACTGA
- a CDS encoding DUF6479 family protein — translation MSNPVMNALTNVSPNVSPNAPADSSWTGAADLAVGRGAVGIGLAVAALLVVGLLIGLFASGSRRVRRGESPRPRPDEQPRMPEGGPVREVREHREPDEMPREGDRLGPHDLHGGSSGSRTGTSQDRPRWDGNGRA, via the coding sequence ATGTCGAACCCTGTGATGAACGCCCTGACGAATGTCTCGCCGAACGTCTCACCGAACGCCCCGGCGGACTCCTCCTGGACCGGAGCGGCCGATCTCGCCGTCGGCCGCGGCGCCGTCGGCATCGGGCTCGCGGTGGCGGCCCTGCTGGTCGTGGGCCTGTTGATCGGCCTGTTCGCGTCGGGCAGCCGCCGGGTTCGGCGCGGCGAATCCCCCAGGCCGCGCCCCGACGAGCAGCCGCGGATGCCCGAGGGCGGCCCGGTCCGTGAGGTCCGCGAACACCGGGAGCCCGACGAGATGCCCCGCGAGGGCGACCGTCTGGGGCCGCACGACCTGCACGGCGGCAGCTCCGGCAGCCGGACCGGCACCTCGCAGGACCGTCCCCGCTGGGACGGGAACGGCCGAGCCTAG
- a CDS encoding SigE family RNA polymerase sigma factor: protein MERFRADGFDEFVAARWGALLHVARLLTGGDRQRAEDLVQEALVKLWFAWPKVAEQAPDAYVRQVLVRMAARSARRRWWGERPVGQLPDRPEPGDVSSAVAERSRLEAALALLPPRQRAAVVLRYCEDLPEAQVAQVLGCPVGTARSHASRGVARLRQILSDAVRPVG, encoded by the coding sequence ATGGAGCGGTTTCGGGCAGACGGCTTCGACGAGTTCGTGGCTGCCCGCTGGGGGGCGCTGCTCCATGTCGCGCGTCTGCTCACCGGCGGCGACCGGCAGCGTGCCGAGGACCTGGTGCAGGAGGCCCTGGTGAAGTTGTGGTTCGCCTGGCCGAAGGTCGCCGAGCAGGCGCCGGACGCGTACGTCCGTCAGGTGCTTGTGCGGATGGCGGCCCGTTCCGCCAGGCGGCGCTGGTGGGGTGAGCGTCCGGTGGGGCAGCTGCCGGACCGGCCCGAGCCGGGTGATGTGTCGTCGGCCGTGGCGGAACGCTCGCGGCTGGAGGCCGCGCTGGCGCTGCTGCCGCCCCGGCAGCGGGCCGCGGTGGTGCTGCGTTACTGCGAGGACCTGCCCGAGGCCCAGGTGGCACAGGTTCTCGGCTGTCCGGTGGGCACCGCCCGGTCCCATGCGTCGCGGGGCGTGGCGCGACTGCGGCAGATCCTGTCCGACGCCGTCAGGCCCGTGGGATGA
- a CDS encoding cellulase — MDDFERELTHMMRDPRQQAPFDSERQKRLYQGIRARRRSRTLWRAGGSALAVAGLSAGLALLPGLGSGSQPPADHRPLPATSPTPPPVLPTPTPPATSSAPGTSRPPMSPPVTTSPATGTPGSGTPTSTSPPATTSGSERTSVPPSPPVTTAPASPPPTSEPPHSPSFSAGLESAGSG; from the coding sequence ATGGACGACTTCGAGCGGGAGCTGACGCACATGATGCGCGACCCCCGACAGCAGGCCCCCTTCGATTCCGAGCGGCAGAAGCGGCTGTACCAGGGCATCCGGGCCCGTCGCCGGTCCCGGACGCTGTGGCGGGCGGGCGGCTCGGCCCTGGCGGTGGCCGGGCTCAGTGCCGGACTCGCCCTGCTGCCCGGCCTCGGCTCCGGCTCCCAGCCGCCCGCCGATCACCGTCCGCTGCCCGCGACCAGTCCGACGCCACCCCCGGTGCTCCCGACGCCCACTCCGCCGGCGACGAGCTCCGCTCCCGGCACCTCCCGCCCGCCCATGAGCCCGCCCGTCACCACGAGCCCCGCCACCGGCACCCCGGGGAGCGGCACGCCGACCTCGACGTCACCGCCCGCCACGACAAGCGGGAGCGAGCGGACGTCGGTGCCCCCCTCGCCACCCGTGACCACGGCGCCGGCCTCGCCCCCGCCCACCTCCGAGCCCCCGCACTCGCCCTCCTTCTCGGCCGGCCTCGAATCGGCCGGAAGCGGGTAG
- a CDS encoding bifunctional glycosyltransferase family 2/GtrA family protein, whose protein sequence is MRTASRPTPADRRTPAAPAPPVLLPRRPPPADDSSGGSDSDDGHPDPVLDVVIPVHNEEKDLERCVRRLHAYLVETFPYSFRITIADNASVDATPRIAARLARDLPGTYWIRLAEKGRGRALHTAWSGSRSPVLAYLDVDLSTDLAALLPLVAPLISGHSDLAIGTRLARGSHVVRGPKREIVSRCYNGLLRGTLAVGFSDAQCGFKAVRRDVAERLLPLVEDQGWFFDTELLVIAERAGLRIHEVPVDWVDDPDSRVRIVSTALADLRGMARLGRALAGGRLPLTALRRNGGPERVAELPPGLAGQLLRFAAVGAASTLCHLLLYTALRSFTGAQAANALALLASAVANTAANRRLTFGVRGRHGVLGHQLKGLAAFLVGLALTSGSLALLHRTAPEAGPGPELLTLVLANLAATLLRFLLLRAWVFPGRGTRRTRGPSAS, encoded by the coding sequence ATGAGAACCGCCAGTCGGCCGACGCCGGCCGACCGTCGCACACCCGCCGCGCCCGCCCCGCCCGTGCTCCTGCCGCGCCGTCCACCGCCGGCGGACGACAGTTCCGGCGGCAGCGACAGCGACGACGGCCACCCGGACCCCGTCCTCGACGTGGTCATTCCCGTGCACAACGAGGAGAAGGATCTGGAGCGGTGCGTCCGGCGTCTCCACGCCTACCTCGTGGAGACGTTCCCGTACTCCTTCCGGATCACCATCGCCGACAACGCCAGCGTCGACGCCACCCCGCGGATCGCCGCGCGGCTGGCCCGGGACCTGCCCGGTACGTACTGGATCCGGCTGGCCGAGAAGGGACGCGGCCGCGCGCTGCACACCGCCTGGTCCGGATCCCGCTCCCCGGTCCTCGCCTATCTGGACGTCGACCTGTCCACCGATCTCGCAGCCCTGCTGCCGCTCGTCGCCCCGCTGATCTCCGGGCATTCGGACCTCGCGATCGGCACCCGGCTGGCGCGCGGCTCCCATGTGGTGCGCGGCCCGAAGCGGGAGATCGTCTCCCGCTGCTACAACGGCCTGCTGCGCGGCACCCTCGCCGTGGGGTTCTCCGACGCGCAGTGCGGCTTCAAGGCCGTACGCCGCGACGTCGCCGAGCGGTTGCTGCCGCTGGTGGAGGACCAGGGGTGGTTCTTCGACACCGAACTGCTGGTGATCGCCGAGCGGGCCGGACTGCGTATCCACGAGGTGCCGGTCGACTGGGTGGACGATCCCGACAGCCGGGTCCGCATCGTGTCCACGGCGCTGGCGGATCTGCGCGGCATGGCCCGGCTGGGGCGTGCCCTGGCCGGCGGCCGGCTGCCGCTGACCGCGCTGCGCCGGAACGGCGGTCCCGAGCGGGTCGCGGAACTGCCGCCGGGCCTGGCCGGTCAGCTGCTGCGCTTCGCCGCGGTCGGTGCCGCCAGCACGCTGTGCCACCTGCTGCTCTACACGGCTCTCCGGTCCTTCACCGGTGCCCAGGCGGCCAACGCGCTCGCCCTGCTGGCCAGCGCGGTCGCCAACACCGCCGCCAACCGGCGGCTGACCTTCGGTGTGCGCGGCCGGCACGGGGTGCTCGGGCACCAGCTCAAGGGGCTGGCCGCCTTCCTGGTCGGCCTCGCCCTCACCAGCGGTTCGCTGGCCCTTCTGCACCGCACCGCGCCCGAGGCCGGGCCGGGACCGGAACTGCTGACCCTGGTCCTCGCCAACCTCGCCGCGACCCTGCTGCGCTTCCTCCTCCTGCGGGCCTGGGTGTTCCCCGGCCGCGGCACCCGCCGTACGAGAGGGCCCTCCGCCTCATGA